CAGCCAACTTAACCAATGGAACAAGATACTATGTGATGGCTGTTACTCCTACCCGACTATATTCATTTACTGGAATTGGAACACTGGAGGTATGTTTATTTCAATACATGTTCAACATGTTGAGGCTTGAAAATACTGAATTGAGCTTAATGAAACTATTAATTATGTATGTTTCtgaatttagattttttagGCCTACAGCAGAATGCTCCAATCCACAAACTAAACATAATGCTCCAGTACTTAATATTTGCTTATATTATGAATTTCATTTATGTGGATTAAAGTTTACTTCAGTGGAAGTTATTAATcctttctttttgcattatatTGGTAATCGTGACTTCAACGTGATGCTTATTATGTTGCTTTGCATTTGCAGACGGTTTTTGCTAGTTATTTAGACCGTGCAGTGCATTTCATGGAGCTCCCTGGTGAAATACCAAACAGGCAAGTGTTTTTCCTCAAATTAATATTGTTTTAAGCTATCTGAAAAAGAAGCTTAGAGAGTCTGTAAGGTATTAACATCATAACTTGTGTAAAgttattttgcttttttttttttttttttttttttaattagcaaTCTGCGGTTTGTTAGTGAatggaaaaatattattttctgatTACTTTTAAACTTTCTGACATTTGTTTATTCAAAATTCTGCCATTTTGCTAAACTCTTAGTGAACTCCACTTCTTTATCAAGCAAAGAAGAGCTGTGCATTTCGCATGGCTTTCTGGCACAGGCATCTATCATGGTGGCCTCAATTTTGGAGCACAGCATAGGTAAAGGATGTCACCATCGACTCTTTCTTCCTTTATATCCATAAAAATTTGTGCTTCAGATTTCTTAAGTTTCcaatcctcttttttttttttttttttttttttttaaaaaaaaaaagagaaagcacTTTGTAGTTTTGTTCATATGGTGCAGTTTATTAGGCCTCATTGTTTTATCAGCATATAATTCTGTTAAATGTTTTCTTTCAATTGTTTGTGGGAAACTTCTTTGGTAGTTACCCAAATGGAGATGAAAACTTTGTGGAGAACAAGGCTCTTCTGGACTATTCAAAACTAAGTGAAGGTGCTGAGGCAATTAAGCCATCTTCTATGGCGGTATCTGAGTTTCATTTCTTGCTTCTTATCGGAAATAAAGTTAAGGTGTGTtgtaagaacattttaatagcTTTATTCTTGATGATACCAATTTTTTCTCTACTTTATACATACAGAAGAtgaattttctttaattatttattattttaataaactaTTGCTAGTCATAGTTGTAACTGGCTTtaatttttcttgaattttatatttaggTCTGTAATTTTTTCTATGTTAATTTTTTGTAGGTTGTGAACAGAATCAGTGAGCAAATAATAGAGGAACTTCAGTTCGATCAAACATCTGAATCAGTTTCAAGGGATATTATTGGATTATGTATCGATGCCACTGCTGGCTTGTTCTATGCATATGACCAAAATTCTATATTTCAGGTTTGTATATAATGATAGCTTCATCTTTTCCCATTCTGTTTTCTTGCTGCAAAAAGAATGTAAGTTTTCATTTATGCTTGTGAATTGAGAAATATTGTAGGTCTCTGTTAATGACGAAGGCCGAGACATGTGGAAGGTGTATCTAGACATGAAGGAATATACTGCAGCTTTAGCAAATTGCCGTGACCCGCTGCAGAGAGACCAAGTATATTTGTTGCAGGTAATTTCAAAAGAACCTCATTGTAAGGAAAGTAAAGGCtgttttatttgtaattttttactaAATTCTCATTTTCTTTACCAATAAAAGCATTTCAATTTATTGCCAGCTTTCAGATGCATCTGTACAGAGGAGCTTCACAGTAATTTTCTTGAACCTTGTATAACTAGAGTTGTTTTTGTTTCAGGCAGATGCTGCATTTGCCTCCAGGGATTTTCTGAGAGCAGCATCTTTCTATGCAAAGGTAATCCTTTGTttcttaattttagtttttagcaTCTTTTATTTCATTATGTTGAATGTGTACAtttatgtgtttttatttttgttgtagCTTAATATTAATGCCTCATGCCTTGAATGCGTGGTTGTCATTCTGTATATGTGCCTAAAGTCAATCCTCTGCTTTCCCTCACTTCGCATGTTGGCATCCTCAATTTGGTCTATTGGGACACGATCAAGTTTGATAAAAGTCAAAAGAATTTTGCGCAAAAGCAATAATCTATTAAATGGTTTGTTTTCCTTTTGTGAGATTCTTTGCGTGAAGGCAAGAAGCTCTGCTTAAAGAACTATTGCTTTTCTTCTATTAATGTTATAAATATAATAgtgtatgtatgtatatttgcgaTGGGGAGTTGGAAGGGTGCATTGAAGTATGTTGGTTTTTTGGAGGAGAGGAAAACAGGAGACTTAATATTTTCTTATCATTTTATTCATTGAAATATggatttatatatgaaaaaacaTAATAGAAAATCTTAACAGAAAAGAAAGCTTAACTGCTATGTCTACCAAACTAAATCTTAACAAAATCATAAATAATCTGAATCTTATCCTATCTTTCAGATATTGAATTATTTTGCTAAAATCATTCAACATATTTTTTGAACAGCAAAAGTTGCATATTCCAACCCTCTTCCTTGCGTCTTTTGCAGTAGATTATCGCAATTTTGTGACATGTTGGTCTCTTCatgaccttttttttttttcatttgtatTTGCATTTGCATTTTATAGACATGCTTAGGTCCCTTAGTATTGGCTTTGGCATTGGCATTGGCATTGACATTGATATGGGCATTGGCAATGTTATTGGCATCGGTATCGGCGTTGACATTGGTATTGGCATTGATATTGGAGTTGATGGAGAAGTCATTTATCTTGACATGGCTTTTTTTTGTTGTCTTTGGAGAAGTTCTTCTTCTTGTGGCATAGCCAATTTGGATCTGTTGTGGCatggatttattttttttcttcatatgacatttttttcttattcttccatcttctctctctttttttttttcatcttggATCTCCCTCAagcctttaaaaaaatatagctctgataccaattgttgGTTTTTGAGAGGAGACGAAAACAAGAGACTTAGTAGGGTCTTATCATTTTATTCATTGAAGCATAGATTTATAGAGGAAAAAACATAATAGAAAATCTTAACAGCTATATCTACCAAATTAAATCGAAACAAAATCATAAATACTGAATTTTATCCTATCTTTCATGTATTGAATTATTCTcctaaaatcattcaaaatacTTTTTGAATAGCAGAAGAAGCATTTTCCAACAAAGTATTATCCAAAATTGAGATTTTGAAGTggttaaacttttctttcctttgttTGCATGCAGCCTTTAACTAATGTTTGTTGTTCTCCAGGTTAATTATATACTATCATTTGAGGAAATCACCCTGAAGTTTATTAGTGCTAGCGAACAGGTATTGCAGTATCATTGATCTTTTCAGTAAAATTTGTATGTTATTGCAAACATAATTAATGTTCTTTTccatatgaaataatatttttactttaatataCATACGTAATTAATGTGCTTTTccatatgaaataatattttttactgtAATATATATTACTTAAAGGTAAATTAGATTTGACAAGGATGTTTATCATGTTTTGTTCACTAATCCTcaatgtttttttaaaattttccatGCATTTTCACAATGTTGGTAGATTCGTATTTACTTTGATTCTGATTATGGTTAATTATATAAAGCTCTTTACTCCTAATACAGGTTGGCACTAGACAAATTGCTTGATGATGCATGTTAGAAGTATGATCTGAATTtcctaattataatattattgaacATGCACTTTGCAACTGCTTTCATAAGGATTAGAATTATGCATAGATGCATTTGATTGAAAAATGGTTAGCTATATAAAGCTCTTTACTTCTTATACAGATCAGCACTTGACAAGAAGTTTGACGAtgcatgttaaaatttaaatctaatatatatattaatgattaTAATCCTTGGAACTGCTTACATAGGGGTAATGAATTTTGCATAGATGTTTTTAGCTGAAATGTTTTTGTTTTGAATTTACTTATGCACATCTGCATATTTTACTTGCAGGACGCTTTGAGAACTTTCTTATTGCGGAAACTAGACAATCTTACAAAGGATGACAAATGTCAAATAACAATGATTTCCACGTGGGCAACTGAATTGTACTTAGACAAGGTTTTCTTTCTTTCCCTGCATTACTTTTGAATGATTATCAGTTTGATTTATTCCACTCTCCATATGCTGAATGGCACGGCACTGTGAACTTTGGTTTGAGTTGGATCCTACAACACCAGGCACTTTGAGACAATTGTTTTCTTTCAACTTTTCAATTTCCATTTGCATGTCTACATTATTCAAACTTAAGAATTTAATTGCTGAAATTACTTCTGCAAGCATGATTGCAAACGTGCACTTTTTTCCTTACAGTTTTTGGGCACATAAGTGCCTGTTGTACGAAGCAATCCACATTTGTGGGTTTTGCAGTTAGGTTGTTTCCTTAGCTCGAACCCATGACCTTAGGCCAAAAGTGGAGTAACTTTACCATTACACCAGAGACACTCTCTAAAATATGGGATTTCTGTGCATGTTGTTGAAATTTTATGTAATTAGAAATTATGTTTCTTGAATGGAAATGATGCTTTTACCTTAAACTTCTTTTGTATCTCTGATTCTCTCTGTTTTTGCACATCTGAAAAGCCTGTGCTTACCAAGCATTGTCAGATAATTTTTAACTGTTAAACAAAAAGTAGCATAAAAGCATCAAAGAAAAATTTTGAGTGATGATGGTACACATTTAGAAACATTCTTTAACTACCTGCTTCATTTATTCTACTCTGTTGTATATTTTACAGTCTGTCTCACATGAGAATGCGAATTGTTCTTATTCTGAATGCATTTCTACTTGGATCCAGAAACTAAGCCACTGTAATTGATATCATTGATATCTTATGATAAAATTACATTAGATTTTATGTATATCTTTTCAAGATAAATCGGCTACTTTTGGAAGAGGAAAGTGCTTCAGAGAATCACAGTTCTGAGTATCAATCAGTCATTCAAGAGTTCCGTGCTTTCCTTAGTGACAGCAAGGATGTCTTGGATGAGGCAACCACAATGAGACTATTAGAGAGGTATATCATTCTATAATTTCTTGTTGCATCTCATTTGCCAacacatatttttatttatcagcACCATCTGCTgtaaattgttttatttctcCAATTTTCTTAGTAGCATAGTGAATGAAGAAATAAGAACATGATATATGTGTGTGATGTCTGTGCAGTGGTTAGGAGCATTTGGTTATTTAGAAATTTTAGTCTGCAGATGCTGTTAAAAAAAGCCGTTTGAAAAAATCGTTTAGTTGCTTTGGAGTTCTTATGCCTAAAGCTGTTAAATGCATCTGTAAACTAATATTTAATACCCTCTAACTAACATAATTAATGAAGTCATTTTCTCTACTGAGCTCCAACAACAATGCCAATCAGATCTTAAGTTGTTTCTCTGTTTCAGATAAATAAAGCAGTGTGTTGTTTGATTGAGAGATGTCTACCTTCTTATTGTCTTTTTGATTATAGGAAGAATTACTTAATTTTGTTGAGTTCTTTGCATTGGAAGAAGTTAAGGACAGgaatatttatgattttattttccaTTTGTTTACCTTGTTCATTTTTTCTTGAAGATAGTATTCATTTATCATGGTCATTCTGTTATGTTCTAACTATTATATGTTTTGGATGTCAAAATTGTGCAAGTGTTCACTAGCAGGATTAAGGCTTTTGTGAATTGAGTTTATCTGGGTCTTACATTAGAATTACAAATCACAATAGTAGTAGTAAACTTGTTTACTGCATTTTGACTATATTCTTCTATGGCTCAACTGTTTTACTTCAAATGTTTCCCAAGTCATTGTATTTGTGTGATACGTGATATACAAGGACTTCCTCACTTGGCAAGTATTAGATATCCATTTCAAGATAGAGGAAATTGTTTACTATTATGATAGGTTTTTTGATCCAAAACCATCTTGAGTTTTCAAGATACCATTTGCATAATTTAAGCATATACATATCTTTCATCATTTTCTCTTTGCTATTCCTTTGttgaaatattttcatatgtttCTAATTTATGTATTCTTCTGCAGTTATGGTAGGGTTGAAGAACTAGTATACTTTGCCAGTCTGAAGGAGCAGTATGAGATTGTAATTCATCACTATATTCAGGTGCTTTAACAACACACACGCTCACACACACACAACTCATACAATTTCTTTGTAGAATGTTGGTAGTTGTTAATTTTGAGTTTATCTATCCAAATCTTGCTCTGCGttatcttaattattttttgtaccATTGAAATATTTCTGTCTTCATTTTTAGAATTCTAATTCACAGAATTTTATCTATCTTTATAATGCAAAACAGGGGTAATATTTGCTTgggaaaattttaattcttatttCTTTAGAAACTAAATTTTTGTTCCTCCATTTTTCATCCATTTCATATTTGTCTTAATAAAATAGGATGAGAACAGAAAAGGCTTCATCGTCCTTAGAATAATTCATTCTAAGTTCTAAATATTTCTTTGCTTGTGTTCATGTGTGTGTTGGGTGGATGGTCTTTGATTCAGCAAGGGGAAGCAAAGAGAGCATTGGAAGTGCTTCAAAAACCTGCTGTTCCTATTGACCTTCAGGTACATGTTAAAGTTCTTGATTTATATTATGGTCAATTTTCTCAATTACAAATGTGGAATCAATCTGTAATGCTGTGTTTATGCTTTTAAAAGTCTCTTGGATCTTATTTTCGGTCATTATATTTGTAAGGTAATAAGCGAGATAATTTTACTTTGCAGTACAAGTTTGCTCCTGATCTTATTGCGCTCGATGCATATGAAACTGTGGAATCATGGATGGCCACAAAGAACCTAAACCCACGGAAACTGATTCCTGCAATGATGCGTTATTCAAGTGAACCCCATGCAAAGTAATGTGGATatttgtttgaatttttttgtgTTTCTTCTTTCCTTTAAGATGAGTGCTTATTCTCATTTTAAGCATGAGTATGGTTTATTTATGGTGATATATTTTTTGACTCCTAATTTAATTTGCAGCATCAAGCAGCCGAGGTTATAATTTCTGATCATCCAACTCTCTGCTGACTTTATGGATTCAGATATAGgggaatttttttaatttaaaaaagaaaataaattttttatctgggttggttttattttaaataaaaagggcaacaaaattcaaaagagggcatgggtgGAGAAAATGATGGAGAGAGAAAGAAGGGAAGGGGGAAAGAGCTAACCATGGTAAATTTGTTTCAATTATAAGGTAATAATGTTACTTGTTAATTTTGGGTTGGGCCTGACTCACACCAAAAGTTAGCTCAAGGGGAGCTGAAGCGAGCTAAgaggaggagtgcctatggcccatataaggggcattTTATCTTTTTCCAAACCGATGCGGATTCAACATACCCCTCACGCTACTTGTGCGTGACATATTCATGGGAAGCCCAATATGGGATAGGACATATTCATGGGAGGCCCAATATGAAATGGGAGACTcggataccatgttaaattcgGGTCACGCCTAATTCATTCCACCAAAAGTTAGCTCAAGGGGAGCTGAAGCGAGCTAAgaggaggagtgcctatggcccatataaggagcATTTTATCTTTTTCCAAACCGATGCGGATTCAACATACCCCTCACGCTACTTGTGCGTGACATATTCATGGGAAGCCCAATATGGGATAGGACATATTCATGGGAGGCCCAATATGAAATGGGAGACTcggataccatgttaaattcgGGTCACGCCTAATTCATTCCAAAAGCCAGCacaaggggaggagtgcctatggcccatacaAGGGGCACTTTACCCCTTTTCCAAAGCAACATGGGATTCAACGTCACTAAACACAGAAAATGTGAACTCTTTGTACCAAAAGACTTATTCATTGACATAATATTTATGGATTTACTCATTAATATTGACAAATCCGAGGGACAAAGTTGCAATTTACCAAAATTGAAAGTGATAGGTTTGGTACAAagagtaattattaattatctaAATCTAGATAATATTAACAAGGTACATGTTTGCTGATATATTTCTCTGACGATAGACATGAATTTAGactaattattaattatctAAATCTAGTCCAGATGCACTGTTATTGACTGTAATTTTATCTTCCATCAATGCTAAAGAGCCAAGTCACCTAACAACAGCAAATGTTTTGTTCGTGAAGATTAGGATGATAAACAGATGCTTAGTTCTCGTGATGAATCCTAGACAAAAAATGGTGCAATTAATTGTTCATATGATATTCCTATGATGTGCGATGGCATGTGTTCTTCTGTCTGAATGTGTAGCCAAATATCCCTTTTCTCAAAGGAAATTGCATTGCACATCATTAGACAGGACTCCTAGTTGATGGATTAGCAATTTGAATGTAACTTTTGAATGCATAAGTTCTATTCCCTCTTTAGACGTTGAAGTATAGATGTGCAACTTGGTATGTGTTATTTCTTGTAAATTTTGGATCAATTTTCACTGCAACTTTACATCACATGCAGGAATGAAACCCATGAAGTCATCAAATATTTGGAATTCTGCGTACATCAATTGCATAATGAGGATCCTGGAATTCACAATCTGCTTCTTTCTCTGTATGCTAAGCAGGTCAGCATGTTCATAGAACTTTTGATGAATATGTGActgatttttatgtaaaaaacaTGAATATCTTTTTATTTGTTGTCTCATCTTGTAGACTACACTGCATAAGTGAATTGTTTAGATGGGACTtcactttgttttttttttttgtaatcagGAAGATGACGGTGCACTTTTGCGTTTCCTTCAATGCAAGTTTGGTAAAGGAAGGGAAAATGGGCCTGATTTCTTCTATGATCCCAAGTATGCTTTGCGTCTTTGCCTCAAGGAAAAGCGAATGCGTGCCTGTGTTCACATATACAGCATGATGGCCATGCATGAAGAAGCAGTTGCTCTTGCTCTGCAGGTGAGTTTTGGGATTGCACTTCTATATTTGTATTATGCCAAAAGCCTTGAATCTGGTTCTAGATCAGATTTATACTGCTTTCAGCATAGATTAGTAAATCCACAAGCATGGGTTCTTCAATACTgtagaatgaaagaaaagtttgctTGGAAAATGTATTTTCTGGCAACCCAAGGACATGCTTGTGATGATCTTTATAATTAGAACTCTTATATTGGTCATTGGTCAAGGGTTTGAGCTTTTAACCAAACTTTTCTTTGCTTAGTCTTTCTCTCCTCCCCCTTTGCCTCAGAAATCAAATAAACCCATTAACAGATGAGACAATTCCTGAAACTTAAGCATGGACAATTAAACCTTAATTGCTAGGTGCAAGTAAAGCAAATGGGAATACTACccttttcttaaaattaaaaaaaaaagcttctTCATATTACCTTCCACGAACAGAAAAAGGAACTTTGTTATGGAGCAACTTGGAGCCTTAGAAGTCACTTTCTTTGAAGAACACACCGGGAAGAATATTAAAGCCATTTATCTAGATATGCCATTCATGTGGGACTATTTGTAGAAATTTTGGTAGCTTCCGTTAAGAATTTTCAATGAAGATCTAGACCTGAATGTT
This genomic interval from Manihot esculenta cultivar AM560-2 chromosome 12, M.esculenta_v8, whole genome shotgun sequence contains the following:
- the LOC110627539 gene encoding vacuolar sorting protein 18 codes for the protein MDQGRQVFTVDLLERYAAKGKGVITCMAAGNDVIVIGTSKGWVIRHDFGVGDSFDIDLSVGRPGEQSIHRVFVDPGGSHCIATVVGSGGAETYYTHAKWTKPRVLSKLKGLVVNAVAWNRQQITEASTKEVILGAENGQLHEIAVDEKDKREKYIKFLFQLTELPEAFMGLQMETANLTNGTRYYVMAVTPTRLYSFTGIGTLETVFASYLDRAVHFMELPGEIPNSELHFFIKQRRAVHFAWLSGTGIYHGGLNFGAQHSYPNGDENFVENKALLDYSKLSEGAEAIKPSSMAVSEFHFLLLIGNKVKVVNRISEQIIEELQFDQTSESVSRDIIGLCIDATAGLFYAYDQNSIFQVSVNDEGRDMWKVYLDMKEYTAALANCRDPLQRDQVYLLQADAAFASRDFLRAASFYAKVNYILSFEEITLKFISASEQDALRTFLLRKLDNLTKDDKCQITMISTWATELYLDKINRLLLEEESASENHSSEYQSVIQEFRAFLSDSKDVLDEATTMRLLESYGRVEELVYFASLKEQYEIVIHHYIQQGEAKRALEVLQKPAVPIDLQYKFAPDLIALDAYETVESWMATKNLNPRKLIPAMMRYSSEPHAKNETHEVIKYLEFCVHQLHNEDPGIHNLLLSLYAKQEDDGALLRFLQCKFGKGRENGPDFFYDPKYALRLCLKEKRMRACVHIYSMMAMHEEAVALALQVDPELAMAEADKVEDDEDLRKKLWLMVAKHVIEQEKGTKRENIRKAIAFLKETDGLLKIEDILPFFPDFALIDDFKEAICSSLEDYNKQIEQLKQEMNDATHGADNIRNDISALAQRYAVIDRDEECGVCKRKILTVAADYRFSRGYTSAGPMAPFYVFPCGHSFHAQCLIAHVTRCTNETQAEYILDLHKQLTLLGDGSRKDLNGSIAEDSISSTTPADKLRSQLDDAIASECPFCGELMINEISLPFILPEESQEVSSWEIKPHNLGNQRTLSLQV